The Candidatus Zixiibacteriota bacterium region CATAGCGGAGAAAGACAAGGATAAAATTTACAACTCCGCAGTTCTGCTTACGCCTGAAGGGGTAAAGGGAATCTATCGCAAGCTCCACCTGTTCGATCAGGAGAAATTCCTTTTCGATCCGGGTGAGAATGAGCCAGAGGTTTTTGATGATGGAAAAGCGAAAATAGGGATGATGGTCTGCTTTGACTGGCTTTTCCCGGAAGTGGCAAGGGTCTTAGCCTTAAAGGGTGCGGAGATAATCTGCCACCCTTCGGATTTGATTCTACCCTACGCCCAGGAGGCAATGAGAATCAGAAGTCTGGAGAACAGGGTTTTCACCATAACCTGTAACCGAACCGGTGAAGAAAGCAGAAGAGGCAGGAAACTTTCCTTTACCGGAAGAAGCCAGATAACCGATACACGGGGGAATATTCTCCTGAGAGCAAGCCAGGATAGAGATGAAATCGGGTATGTGGAGATCGATCCTCTTTTAGCCAGAGACAAAAAGTTCACTGAAAATAACTTTATTTTTGATGATCGAAGGCCAGAGTTTTATAAAAGGCTTTTAACCAAGTAAAATCAGGGGGGAGTATGAATTTGACAAAGAACCCATCACCGA contains the following coding sequences:
- a CDS encoding acyltransferase, producing the protein MKIGFVQFCPIFGKKEENLERVEKLIQKEEANLLVLPELFNTGYIFADKEELESLAEKIPEGETSRFLLELSRQRKMSLVFGIAEKDKDKIYNSAVLLTPEGVKGIYRKLHLFDQEKFLFDPGENEPEVFDDGKAKIGMMVCFDWLFPEVARVLALKGAEIICHPSDLILPYAQEAMRIRSLENRVFTITCNRTGEESRRGRKLSFTGRSQITDTRGNILLRASQDRDEIGYVEIDPLLARDKKFTENNFIFDDRRPEFYKRLLTK